GTCAAGCCCGGCCGCACCTCGTGTCGGCGCGCTTGTGTTGGGGAGTATAGGGGAAGGTACTCAACGCGCAGGGGGCGGGGGCCAACGAGTGAGAGGTCTCCTGTGAGGATATTGACGAGTTGAGGAAGTTCGTCGAGACTAGTTCGCCGAAGATGGTGCCCAAGTTTCGTGACTGTGTCGGTGTTGTCGTTCGTCATTGTCCGGAACTTGTAAATTCGAATGATTTTGCCGTTTTTACCCGGACGGTCCTGACTGAAAATTACGGGTCTGCCGTCTAAAGCGCGAACACTGATTGCTACGATGCACACTATCGGGCTAGCGATAGAGAGCACGGCCAGCGAGACGATCAAGTCAAGGATTCGTTTCACGATGGCCCCGAGCGATTCAGTTGCCGCTGTTAATCATC
This DNA window, taken from Nocardioides sp. HDW12B, encodes the following:
- a CDS encoding sugar transferase yields the protein MKRILDLIVSLAVLSIASPIVCIVAISVRALDGRPVIFSQDRPGKNGKIIRIYKFRTMTNDNTDTVTKLGHHLRRTSLDELPQLVNILTGDLSLVGPRPLRVEYLPLYSPTQARRHEVRPGLTGWAQINGRNNLSWDEKFELDVWYVDNRSFLLDLKILALTAARVVRPSGIDGASGTIMEPFRGTDLANSSLNDGET